From a region of the Candidatus Palauibacter polyketidifaciens genome:
- a CDS encoding zinc metalloprotease HtpX has translation MFRVFGLMTGLTLLLVFAGQMMFGQQGAVLFLVLSAAMNFGMYWFSDRVVLRMYRAKVVDRSQAPDLYDRVERLRKRAGLPAPVVAVSPQPQPNAFATGRNPEHAVVCFTEGILRALPPRELDGVIAHELAHIKHRHMLVGTVAATMAGAIAMIASIARWGFIFGGGRDDGDNPLGMLVMAIVAPLAAIIIQMAISRRNEFQADRTGGEITGDPMGLAGALKRLESGARRIPMEVNPAGASLAIVNPFAGRRRGLTSLFTTHPPTDERVAALRAQASGTR, from the coding sequence ATGTTCAGAGTATTCGGCCTCATGACGGGTCTGACGCTTCTCCTGGTGTTCGCCGGTCAGATGATGTTCGGGCAGCAGGGCGCGGTCCTGTTCCTGGTGCTGTCGGCGGCGATGAACTTCGGGATGTACTGGTTCAGCGACCGGGTGGTCCTTCGCATGTACCGGGCGAAGGTGGTGGACCGGTCGCAGGCGCCGGACCTCTACGACCGGGTCGAGCGGCTGCGGAAGCGGGCGGGGCTGCCGGCACCGGTCGTGGCGGTCTCGCCGCAGCCGCAGCCCAACGCCTTCGCGACGGGGCGGAACCCGGAGCACGCCGTGGTCTGTTTCACGGAGGGGATCCTGCGCGCGCTGCCTCCCCGCGAACTCGACGGCGTCATCGCGCACGAGCTGGCCCACATCAAGCACCGGCACATGCTCGTCGGCACCGTCGCGGCGACGATGGCGGGTGCCATCGCGATGATCGCCTCCATCGCCCGCTGGGGGTTCATCTTCGGCGGCGGACGCGACGACGGCGACAACCCGCTTGGCATGCTGGTCATGGCCATCGTCGCCCCGCTCGCCGCCATCATCATCCAGATGGCGATCAGCCGCCGCAACGAGTTTCAGGCCGACCGCACCGGGGGCGAGATCACGGGCGATCCCATGGGTCTGGCCGGCGCCCTGAAGCGCCTCGAATCCGGCGCGCGCCGCATCCCGATGGAGGTGAACCCGGCCGGCGCCTCGCTCGCGATCGTGAACCCCTTCGCGGGGCGACGTCGCGGTCTCACTTCCCTCTTCACGACGCACCCCCCCACCGACGAGCGGGTCGCCGCCCTCAGAGCCCAGGCCTCCGGGACCCGGTAG